From Prionailurus viverrinus isolate Anna unplaced genomic scaffold, UM_Priviv_1.0 scaffold_39, whole genome shotgun sequence, one genomic window encodes:
- the ERFE gene encoding erythroferrone isoform X2 has product MAPARRPAGARLLLVCAGLLAAAAGFVFPEPGEPAESRARQEPRPGNELPAENRAGPPARPPEPPAEGTHGIEPRDAWMLFIRQSDKGVNGKRGGRGKAKKLKLGFPGPPGPPGPQGPPGPIIPPEVLLKEFQLLLKGAVRQRERAEPEPCTRGPAAGAAAPREDEEAGTGDAGVLALLAAPLAPGPRAPRVEAAFHGRLRRDASVERRALHELGGYYLPDAEGAFRRGPGLNLTSGQYTAPVAGFYALAATLHAALAEQPRRGPPRPRDRLRLLICIQSRCQRNASLEAVMGLESSSELFTISVNGVLYLQMGQYASVFLDNASGSSLTVRSGSHFSAVLLGV; this is encoded by the exons AtggcccccgcccgccgccccgccgGGGCCCGCCTGCTCCTCGTCTGTGCGGGCCTGCTGGCCGCCGCCGCGGGCTTCGTCTTCCCGGAGCCCGGAGAGCCCGCCGAGAGCCGCGCCCGCCAGGAGCCGCGGCCCGGGAACGAGCTGCCGGCGGAGAACCGCGcggggccgcccgcccgcccgccg GAGCCCCCCGCCGAGGGGACACACGGCATCGAgcccagggatgcctggatgcTCTTCATCAGGCAGAGTGATAAAGGCGTCAATGGCaagaggggaggcagaggcaaGGCCAAGAAGCTGAAG CTTGGCTTCCCAGGGCCCCCGGGGCCCCCCGGTCCCCAGGGCCCCCCTGGCCCCATCATCCCACCTGAAGTGCTGCTGAAGGAGTTCCAGCTGCTGCTGAAAG GCGCGGTGCGGCAGCGGGAGCGCGCGGAGCCCGAGCCCTGCACGCGCGGCCCCGCGGCGGGCGCGGCCGCCCCGCGGGAGGACGAGGAGGCGGGGACGGGGGACGCGGGCGTGCTGGCCCTGCTGGCCGCGCCCCTGGCCCCGGGCCCGCGGGCGCCGCGCGTCGAGGCCGCCTTCCACGGCCGCCTGCGCCGGGACGCGTCGGTGGAGCGGCGCGCGCTGCACGAGCTGGGCGGCTACTACCTG CCCGACGCCGAGGGCGCCTTCCGCCGCGGCCCCGGCCTGAACCTGACCAGCGGCCAGTACACGGCGCCCGTGGCCGGCTTCTACGCGCTCGCCGCCACGCTGCACGCGG cgcTCGCCGAGCAGCCCAGGCGGGGGCCGCCGCGCCCCCGGGACCGCCTGCGCCTGCTCATCTGCATCCAGTCCCGGTGCCAGCGCAACGC CTCCCTGGAGGCTGTCATGGGCCTGGAGAGTAGCAGCGAGCTCTTCACCATCTCCGTAAACGGTGTTCTGTACCTGCAG ATGGGGCAGTACGCCTCCGTCTTCCTGGACAACGCCAGCGGCTCCTCCCTCACCGTGCGCAGCGGCTCCCACTTCAGCGCGGTCCTCCTCGGCGTCTGA
- the ERFE gene encoding erythroferrone isoform X1, with protein MAPARRPAGARLLLVCAGLLAAAAGFVFPEPGEPAESRARQEPRPGNELPAENRAGPPARPPEPPAEGTHGIEPRDAWMLFIRQSDKGVNGKRGGRGKAKKLKVPFQLGFPGPPGPPGPQGPPGPIIPPEVLLKEFQLLLKGAVRQRERAEPEPCTRGPAAGAAAPREDEEAGTGDAGVLALLAAPLAPGPRAPRVEAAFHGRLRRDASVERRALHELGGYYLPDAEGAFRRGPGLNLTSGQYTAPVAGFYALAATLHAALAEQPRRGPPRPRDRLRLLICIQSRCQRNASLEAVMGLESSSELFTISVNGVLYLQMGQYASVFLDNASGSSLTVRSGSHFSAVLLGV; from the exons AtggcccccgcccgccgccccgccgGGGCCCGCCTGCTCCTCGTCTGTGCGGGCCTGCTGGCCGCCGCCGCGGGCTTCGTCTTCCCGGAGCCCGGAGAGCCCGCCGAGAGCCGCGCCCGCCAGGAGCCGCGGCCCGGGAACGAGCTGCCGGCGGAGAACCGCGcggggccgcccgcccgcccgccg GAGCCCCCCGCCGAGGGGACACACGGCATCGAgcccagggatgcctggatgcTCTTCATCAGGCAGAGTGATAAAGGCGTCAATGGCaagaggggaggcagaggcaaGGCCAAGAAGCTGAAG GTTCCTTTTCAGCTTGGCTTCCCAGGGCCCCCGGGGCCCCCCGGTCCCCAGGGCCCCCCTGGCCCCATCATCCCACCTGAAGTGCTGCTGAAGGAGTTCCAGCTGCTGCTGAAAG GCGCGGTGCGGCAGCGGGAGCGCGCGGAGCCCGAGCCCTGCACGCGCGGCCCCGCGGCGGGCGCGGCCGCCCCGCGGGAGGACGAGGAGGCGGGGACGGGGGACGCGGGCGTGCTGGCCCTGCTGGCCGCGCCCCTGGCCCCGGGCCCGCGGGCGCCGCGCGTCGAGGCCGCCTTCCACGGCCGCCTGCGCCGGGACGCGTCGGTGGAGCGGCGCGCGCTGCACGAGCTGGGCGGCTACTACCTG CCCGACGCCGAGGGCGCCTTCCGCCGCGGCCCCGGCCTGAACCTGACCAGCGGCCAGTACACGGCGCCCGTGGCCGGCTTCTACGCGCTCGCCGCCACGCTGCACGCGG cgcTCGCCGAGCAGCCCAGGCGGGGGCCGCCGCGCCCCCGGGACCGCCTGCGCCTGCTCATCTGCATCCAGTCCCGGTGCCAGCGCAACGC CTCCCTGGAGGCTGTCATGGGCCTGGAGAGTAGCAGCGAGCTCTTCACCATCTCCGTAAACGGTGTTCTGTACCTGCAG ATGGGGCAGTACGCCTCCGTCTTCCTGGACAACGCCAGCGGCTCCTCCCTCACCGTGCGCAGCGGCTCCCACTTCAGCGCGGTCCTCCTCGGCGTCTGA